A stretch of DNA from Cloacibacillus sp.:
TGCATCTCTTTTCTAAGTTTGCGCATCTGCTTTTTTTCATACTTCAGGATATTTTCACCGTTAAAAAATATTTCGCCAGACGTCGGTTCAAGAAGCCGGAGAATTGCCCTGCCAGTGGTTGACTTACCACAGCCTGACTCTCCTACAAGCCCCAAAGTCTTTCCACGGCCAACGGAGAAAGATACGCCGTCGACCGCGTGCAGCGTTCCCTTGGGAGTAGAAAAATATTTTTTCAATTCTTTAACTTCCAAGATATTATCAGTCATTACAAAGCTCCCTTTTTATCTTAAAATCCGGTTCGTCATAGGCAGAGCATAAGATATAATGAGTCTCGGCGAACGTATGCCTGGTAGGCGGCAGGACAAAGCATCTCTCGGAGGCATAAACACACCTCGAAGCAAACGCACATCCGACGATATCGTCGGTGGAATCTGGCATCAATCCCTGTATTGGTTTCAGCATTTCACCCCTGCGGTTGATATTTGGTAGGGAATTGAATAATCCCTCTGTATAAGGATGCTTCGTATTATTGAATACATCGTCAAGCGTGCCGTATTCGACAACCTTTCCCGCATATATGACAGAAACTTCATCACAAATCTCCGCAACTATGCCTAGATCGTGGGTAATCATGATCATCGACATGTCATATTTCTGTTTCAGCTCTTTCATTACCCCAAGTATCTGCGCCTGTATAGTCACATCGAGCGCCGTAGTAGGTTCGTCGGCGATCATTAGTTTAGGGCGGCATGCGAGCGCCATCGCGATTACTACCCTCTGACGCATACCGCCGGAAAACTGGTGGGGATAGTCAAATATACGGTCTGAAGATATACCGACAGTCTCAAGCATTTTACGTGATTGTTTGAGAGCTTCCCCCTTTGAGACGTTTTGGTGAGTCTCAATAACCTCAGCGATTT
This window harbors:
- a CDS encoding ATP-binding cassette domain-containing protein, coding for MTDNILEVKELKKYFSTPKGTLHAVDGVSFSVGRGKTLGLVGESGCGKSTTGRAILRLLEPTSGEIFFNGENILKYEKKQMRKLRKEM
- a CDS encoding ABC transporter ATP-binding protein, with amino-acid sequence MSSEKPILEIDNLVVDYETEDGVVHAVTGMNLSLGKKKTLGLVGETGAGKTTTALAILRLIPDPPGVIKNGSIKLNGVNTLDLSIGEMRKLRGNFVSMIFQDPMTSLNPALTVGDQIAEVIETHQNVSKGEALKQSRKMLETVGISSDRIFDYPHQFSGGMRQRVVIAMALACRPKLMIADEPTTALDVTIQAQILGVMKELKQKYDMSMIMITHDLGIVAEICDEVSVIYAGKVVEYGTLDDVFNNTKHPYTEGLFNSLPNINRRGEMLKPIQGLMPDSTDDIVGCAFASRCVYASERCFVLPPTRHTFAETHYILCSAYDEPDFKIKRELCND